A portion of the Babylonia areolata isolate BAREFJ2019XMU chromosome 16, ASM4173473v1, whole genome shotgun sequence genome contains these proteins:
- the LOC143290841 gene encoding uncharacterized protein LOC143290841 — protein sequence MPFNVLRCHECKTFQIHPQTKALKWRCKMCNEKQSFLKVFMTGTAPECRQTVQELNMRQGEMEDSLGMTGAELQPRNTHMGFCPARSEQVCETDTVARYSGLLKPPLSSTDNQTWFKSSTHSKEENTSAEYVDRTSSSRSEVRSWKKPPVLQAAGNHQGDRAAGSRWSKYLDPADVAESSSDEDEDQSSGTVRHPSVDSRHRGVHAMHSRQFSFQRSTELDENSSDEENLSALGFMHPRLHPMGPSTG from the exons ATGCCGTTTAATGTTTTAAGATGCCATGAATGTAAAACATTCCAGATTCATCCACAGACCAAAGCATTAAAGTGGCGGTGTAAAATGTGCAACGAGAAGCAGTCCTTTTTGAAG GTGTTCATGACAGGCACAGCCCCAGAATGCCGCCAAACCGTGCAGGAGTTGAACATGAggcagggggagatggaggacaGCTTGGGAATGACAGGGGCAGAATTACAACCAAGGAACACACATATGGGCTTTTGTCCAGCACGTAGTGAGCAG GTGTGTGAAACGGACACTGTGGCAAGATATTCCGGACTCCTCAAACCCCCTCTGTCCTCCACAGACAACCAGACATGGTTCAAAAGTTCAACACACAGTAAAGAAGAGAACACATCAGCAGAATATGTGGACAGAACTAGCAGTAGCAGGTCAGAAGTGCGGTCATGGAAGAAACCTCCTGTTCTTCAGGCAGCAGGCAATCATCAA GGAGACAGAGCAGCAGGAAGCAGGTGGTCCAAATACCTGGACCCAGCGGATGTGGCTGAGAGCAGCAGTGATGAAGATGAGGACCAGTCTTCAGGAACTGTCAGGCATCCGTCAGTCGACTCACGGCACCGTGGAGTCCATGCCATGCACTCCAGGCAGTTTTCCTTTCAGCGGTCGACAGAACTGGATGAGAACAGCAGCGACGAAGAGAACCTGTCTGCGTTAGGTTTCATGCATCCAAGACTTCATCCCATGGGTCCGTCAACTGGCTGA
- the LOC143290843 gene encoding uncharacterized protein LOC143290843 produces MSDAAPAPAKKVAKPRKPAKPAEHPKYNVMIAAAVTALKERGGSSRQAILKYIMANYKVGSEVTKINARLKTALKAGVKAGTLKQAKGTGASGSFRLGEKKVAAKPKKVKKPKAAAKKPAAKKAKSPAKKTAAKKPAAKKTAAKKPKSPAKKAAKSPAKKVKKPKAAAKKPAAKKAKSPAKKTAAKKPAAKKTAAKKPKSPAKKAAKSPAKKAAKPKKAAKSPAKKAAKPKKPAAKKPAKK; encoded by the exons ATGTCTGACGCCGCTCCTGCTCCTGCTAAGAAGGTCGCCAAGCCCAGGAAGCCTGCCAAGCCAGCAGAGCACCCCAAGTACAACGTCATGATCGCCGCTGCCGTCACAGCCTTGAAGGAGCGTGGTGGTTCCTCCCGCCAGGCCATCCTCAAGTACATCATGGCCAACTACAAGGTGGGCAGCGAGGTGACCAAGATCAACGCACGTCTGAAAACTGCCCTGAAGGCTGGAGTCAAGGCTGGCACCCTCAAGCAGGCCAAGGGCACTGGAGCTTCTGGCTCTTTCCGTCTGGGAGAGAAAAAGGTCGCTGCCAAACCCAAGAAGGTGAAGAAGCCCAAGGCTGCCGCTAAGAAGCCCGCAGCCAAGAAGGCCAAGTCCCCCGCCAAGAAAACTGCAGCCAAGAAGCCCGCTGCCAAGAAAACCGCTGCCAAGAAGCCCAAGTCTCCAGCCAAAAAGGCAGCCAAGTCTCCTGCCAAAAAG GTGAAGAAGCCCAAGGCTGCCGCTAAGAAGCCCGCAGCCAAGAAGGCCAAGTCCCCCGCCAAGAAAACTGCAGCCAAGAAGCCCGCTGCCAAGAAAACCGCTGCCAAGAAGCCCAAGTCTCCAGCCAAAAAGGCAGCCAAGTCTCCTGCCAAAAAGGCGGCCAAacccaagaaggcagccaagtctccagccaagaaggcagccaagcCCAAGAAGCCAGCTGCCAAGAAGCCCGCCAAGAAGTGA
- the LOC143290844 gene encoding histone H1.2-like: MSDAAPAPAKKVAKPRKPAKPAEHPKYNVMIAAAVTALKERGGSSRQAILKYIMANYKVGSEVTKINARLKTSLKAGVKAGTLKQAKGTGASGSFRLGEKKVAAKPKKVKKPKAAAKKPAAKKAKSPAKKTAAKKPAAKKTAAKKPKSPAKKAAKSPAKKAAKPKKAAKKAAKPKKPAAKKPAKK, encoded by the coding sequence ATGTCTGACGCGGCTCCTGCTCCTGCTAAGAAGGTCGCCAAGCCCAGGAAGCCTGCCAAGCCAGCAGAGCACCCCAAGTACAACGTCATGATCGCCGCTGCCGTCACAGCCCTGAAGGAGCGTGGTGGTTCCTCCCGCCAGGCCATCCTCAAGTACATCATGGCCAACTACAAGGTGGGCAGCGAGGTGACCAAGATCAACGCTCGTCTGAAAACTTCCCTGAAGGCTGGAGTGAAGGCTGGCACCCTCAAGCAGGCCAAGGGCACTGGAGCTTCTGGCTCTTTCCGTCTGGGAGAGAAAAAGGTGGCTGCCAAACCCAAGAAGGTGAAGAAGCCCAAGGCTGCCGCTAAGAAGCCCGCAGCCAAGAAGGCCAAGTCCCCCGCCAAGAAAACTGCAGCCAAGAAGCCCGCTGCCAAGAAAACCGCTGCCAAGAAGCCCAAGTCTCCAGCCAAAAAGGCAGCCAAGTCTCCTGCCAAAAAGGCGGCCAAacccaagaaggcagccaagaaggcagccaagcCCAAGAAGCCAGCTGCCAAGAAGCCCGCCAAGAAGTGA
- the LOC143290845 gene encoding histone H1.2-like, whose protein sequence is MSDAAPAPAKKVAKPRKPAKPAEHPKYNVMIAAAVTALKERGGSSRQAILKYIMANYKVGSEVTKINARLKTSLKAGVKAGTLKQAKGTGASGSFRLGEKKVAAKPKKVKKPKAAAKKPAAKKAKSPAKKTAAKKPAAKKTAAKKPKSPAKKAAKSPAKKAAKPKKAAKSPAKKAAKPKKPAAKKPAKK, encoded by the coding sequence ATGTCTGACGCGGCTCCTGCTCCTGCTAAGAAGGTCGCCAAGCCCAGGAAGCCTGCCAAGCCAGCAGAGCACCCCAAGTACAACGTCATGATCGCCGCTGCCGTCACAGCCCTGAAGGAGCGTGGTGGTTCCTCCCGCCAGGCCATCCTCAAGTACATCATGGCCAACTACAAGGTGGGCAGCGAGGTGACCAAGATCAACGCTCGTCTGAAAACTTCCCTGAAGGCTGGAGTGAAGGCTGGCACCCTCAAGCAGGCCAAGGGCACTGGAGCTTCTGGCTCTTTCCGTCTGGGAGAGAAAAAGGTGGCTGCCAAACCCAAGAAGGTGAAGAAGCCCAAGGCTGCCGCTAAGAAGCCCGCAGCCAAGAAGGCCAAGTCCCCCGCCAAGAAAACTGCAGCCAAGAAGCCCGCTGCCAAGAAAACCGCTGCCAAGAAGCCCAAGTCTCCAGCCAAAAAGGCAGCCAAGTCTCCAGCCAAAAAGGCGGCCAAacccaagaaggcagccaagtctccagccaagaaggcagccaagcCCAAGAAGCCAGCTGCCAAGAAGCCCGCCAAGAAGTGA
- the LOC143290847 gene encoding histone H1.2-like yields the protein MSDAAPAPAKKVAKPRKPAKPAEHPKYNVMIAAAVTALKERGGSSRQAILKYIMANYKVGSEVTKINARLKTSLKAGVKAGTLKQAKGTGASGSFRLGEKKVAAKPKKVKKPKAAAKKPAAKKAKSPAKKTAAKKPAAKKTAAKKPKSPAKKAAKSPAKKAAKPKKAAKSPAKKAAKPKRPAAKKPAKK from the coding sequence ATGTCTGACGCCGCTCCTGCTCCTGCCAAGAAGGTCGCCAAGCCCAGGAAGCCTGCCAAGCCAGCAGAGCACCCCAAGTACAACGTCATGATCGCCGCTGCCGTCACAGCCTTGAAGGAGCGTGGTGGTTCCTCCCGCCAGGCCATCCTCAAGTACATCATGGCCAACTACAAGGTGGGCAGCGAGGTGACCAAGATCAACGCTCGTCTGAAAACTTCCCTGAAGGCTGGAGTGAAGGCTGGCACCCTCAAGCAGGCCAAGGGCACTGGAGCTTCTGGCTCTTTCCGTCTGGGAGAGAAAAAGGTCGCTGCCAAACCCAAGAAGGTGAAGAAGCCCAAGGCTGCCGCTAAGAAGCCCGCAGCCAAGAAGGCCAAGTCCCCCGCCAAGAAAACTGCAGCCAAGAAGCCCGCTGCCAAGAAAACCGCTGCCAAGAAGCCCAAGTCTCCAGCCAAAAAGGCAGCCAAGTCTCCTGCCAAAAAGGCGGCCAAacccaagaaggcagccaagtctccagccaagaaggcagccaagcCCAAGAGGCCAGCTGCCAAGAAGCCCGCCAAGAAGTGA